Within Sorangiineae bacterium MSr11367, the genomic segment CTCGATCCGCTGCACGCCCTCGGTCACCTCGGTCACGATGTTCGAATTCTTCATCAAAACCAACTCTCCTGCATATCGACGGTGCTCGAATCGAGGCTGCGCAGCAACGTGTGCTGCGGCCCGGTCTTCGGTAGCTCCCAGCGGAAAAAGTAGCGAGCCGCTGCGAGTTTCCCGCGGTAAAAGTCCTCGTCAGCCGGCGCCGCGGAGGCTGTGGCCTCTTTCGCGAGCACCGCCTGGCGCAACCAGATCCACGCGACGACGGTGTGGCCGAACATATCCAGATAAACGCTGGCATTGGCAAGTGCCAAATTCGCATCTTGCATCATCGCGCCGCCGAGGAGGCGCGACGTCTCGGCGAGGCGCTCCCACGCGTCGGCCAATTGCGAAGCATGGCTCTGCAGTTCGGTGTCGGCGTGGCTGCGCGCCCGCTGAACGGTCGAACCGATTTCCTTGCCCAGGATGGCCAGCGAAGCACCCTTCTCGGCGAAAGCTTTGCGCCCGAGCAGATCGAGCGCTTGAATGCCGCTCGTCCCCTCGTGAATCGGATTCAAGCGATTGTCGCGATAGAATTGCTCGACGGGGTATTCGCGGGTGTACCCGTAGCCCCCGTGCACTTGAATGGCCAGGCTGTTCGCCTCGAGCGCATAGTGCGAGGGCCACGTTTTCACCACCGGCGTGAGCAAATCGAGCAGCATCGCCGATTCGCGCCGCTCGGCCTCCACGGTCGCGTGCTTCGCGCGATCGGACAGGGTGCCCGCGTAGAGGCACAATGCGAGCGCCCCTTCGACGTACACCTTTTGCGCGAGCAGCATGCGTCGCACGTCCGCGTGGCGGACGATCGGCACCGGCAGCGAGAGCGGATCTTTGCCGCTTCGCCCCTGCAGGCGTTCCCGCGCATAGTCGAGCGCGTGCAGGTAACCGGTGTACCCGAGCACGGACGCGCCGAGGCCCACGGCGATGCGGGCGCCGTTCATCATTTGGAACATGTACGCGAGGCCGTGATGCGGCTTTCCCACGAGCTCGCCGATGCAGTCGTCGTTCTCGCCGAAGTTGAGCATCGTGGACGTGGTGCCGCGAAAGCCCATTTTGTGAATGAGCCCCGCCAGGGCCACGTCGTTCTTCGGTCCGAGGCTGCCG encodes:
- a CDS encoding acyl-CoA dehydrogenase, whose translation is MDKLIRRRDLDFILYELLQVEELTRFPRFQEHSRQTFSSALATAYSIAEQKFAPLNRKCDLEEPTYDGERVHVLSEVKEALDAFASAGFISAMYDEAQGGMQLPYSITLACYAVFRAASVAIDAYATLTVGASELIHEFGSDEQKARYLAPMLAGRYFGTMVLTEPQAGSSLADVASTAEPRGDGTYSIKGNKIFISGGDHELTENIVHLVLARIPGAPPGVKGISLFVVPKYRVKADGSLGPKNDVALAGLIHKMGFRGTTSTMLNFGENDDCIGELVGKPHHGLAYMFQMMNGARIAVGLGASVLGYTGYLHALDYARERLQGRSGKDPLSLPVPIVRHADVRRMLLAQKVYVEGALALCLYAGTLSDRAKHATVEAERRESAMLLDLLTPVVKTWPSHYALEANSLAIQVHGGYGYTREYPVEQFYRDNRLNPIHEGTSGIQALDLLGRKAFAEKGASLAILGKEIGSTVQRARSHADTELQSHASQLADAWERLAETSRLLGGAMMQDANLALANASVYLDMFGHTVVAWIWLRQAVLAKEATASAAPADEDFYRGKLAAARYFFRWELPKTGPQHTLLRSLDSSTVDMQESWF